The following coding sequences lie in one Treponema sp. OMZ 790 genomic window:
- a CDS encoding diguanylate cyclase, with the protein MKILNNRYRIIKEIPFELKNEGSFIVEDLDSRPGNKLELRLIYASALDEDFMEFIREKFILIKQLKETVHIKNYDFTRLISIDDKTVDELIYLYTTEHIDEKEPILDFLVNAKPEEIFSLFAEMLKELNYLITYGIVYNNFDLNNMYVIKNNGRIFIKAKDLVTEKNQYPHQISLLSNNEIHTFSYNHEILKTIILSLLLKKNIIKNHEKYFQELTQTNINHLKNEKEKELYTCFFKIYNEINARKLKQEAYPFYEIISDINYNINADHKISTPMNIVKNYQFPLHREKEKKEIFSVLKQTKAAKLENKNILITGPLGIGKTFFLSELHFLLLLENIDVYYIPSLNDMDDIKFILYLMKSLFLKNSLIQKNNEKELNTILNTLKHEMEINEDITRINALKYKLINLIAKLIIENTASQSIVFIIDDIHLINEFITKTILYITIENSDKKNIILIQSVNESLINNNQHTKKLIKTLSNQSTIKKINLQNLSQTETEILIRNTVNIRNVPEILLKKIHLNTAGNPLFINEALKELTDSDELKKDSLTELCMLSTNLSNPSIPIPISANIQQAVGKQIKELNKNELNFLKDLCIFHSSFKAEILPEILNTTDETVKKYIPKFLDQNIIKKTTKQYTDEYSIINKILQKTLYNELDYSYRMEIHKKIMQRMKKIKSFNIHEFVWHAEKAELFEEAVNYCIKHKNKIKKQCTHIAYIDIFEKIYTLIPNEDNDRKLDILLILADSYIENDNLIGCSKQIETAEKIIKKCNSNKTAAAQLHIIKAIQEIHLKSKPEKIAKSLALAEEFTAEANDIYTQLFFDKARVAFLQYKKNYIEAIDEAKKIIVKCGNLKEFKSIKTKVLLDLANNLFYSGQYKEAEKTYLETLKNAKKIGNTNIEDTIFNNLAIIQEQVYKNFNEAIVYYTKILKNSNASGNTISEILALMNLSITYSHFYDYENAYNICNQAIKKIMQNFYTDKMFFAHSFMYEILLAMCMYDKAAEFEIQIIKMLKNKNITKDPLHISAFKQTKNTFYYAMGDFNSACENFDKNVDGQADVKDILNLFSSFCVNLNKIAQGKVNSPEKLEEDLTKLISHPIVINNIYLLFYELIYCIRKIIIFRYDIDFKKMLKILLGVKCNSNHPLIKAHLLFLEAYIEPENAEKKLIEAASLLENKYMLDLSIDINIKLGLIYLRNENINMAMLNLIEAQKLVNIFMKKIPPKFKKTYFNAHHYGLPSLIIDDYINKKIKPNYKEFLGTLSYEQIKKLLSKNTVEKLKNNPAFILNIIAQTKASSIFKNKSIDDIIEKFTDDFLQNIKELLNFTALNLLANSADVFITTNENKIESLFNFGQNKTIEKIARLIESSTYKAVNIKTDGEVSSHLVIPINYHTGKQTGNTTTGYLVFVSNKEINNFGNFGIGFCLSIENIFAFLIESYKAQQEAATDKLTSALTRKYTEYTLKELLKVSDANNKSFAVLMYDLDKFKKINDTLGHQTGDTVLKAAAKTVLGILKKEQVLGRVGGEEFIVLLPDTEKEQAFATAEKIRKQIEALHFDTSSLRVTISIGIAVFPKHGSTEKDLLAKADQALYAAKKWGRNQTVIWKEDLEPAKKKADRLAGILTGNSINDTKNILSFIDTASLIRRPMSKTKRLELCLEKIIESTGADSGIFVCPIMEKKAKHLFNYKQIPKADFPINRDFIIEVMSEKKELCKIDWENISGKSAITGVPNWNSAILVPVILRGEIKAIIYLVVGIRKRKFGTEELNLTNLFAGLIAPFF; encoded by the coding sequence ATGAAAATATTAAATAACAGGTATAGAATTATTAAAGAAATCCCCTTTGAGCTGAAAAATGAAGGCAGTTTTATTGTTGAAGATTTAGATTCCCGCCCGGGGAACAAACTTGAACTGCGTTTGATATATGCTTCCGCATTGGATGAAGACTTTATGGAATTCATCAGAGAAAAATTTATCCTAATAAAGCAATTAAAAGAAACCGTTCACATCAAAAACTATGATTTTACACGTTTAATAAGCATAGACGATAAAACGGTAGATGAACTCATATATTTATATACAACAGAACATATTGACGAAAAAGAACCTATACTGGATTTTTTGGTTAATGCTAAACCGGAAGAAATTTTTTCTCTGTTTGCAGAAATGCTGAAAGAATTGAATTATTTAATTACATACGGCATAGTGTATAATAACTTTGATCTAAATAATATGTATGTAATAAAAAATAACGGCCGAATTTTTATAAAAGCAAAAGATCTTGTAACCGAAAAAAATCAATACCCTCATCAAATAAGTCTTTTATCGAATAATGAAATTCATACTTTCAGTTATAATCATGAAATTCTAAAGACAATAATTCTATCTTTACTTTTAAAAAAGAATATAATAAAAAACCATGAAAAATATTTTCAAGAATTAACACAAACAAATATCAATCATCTAAAAAACGAAAAAGAAAAAGAACTTTATACGTGCTTTTTTAAAATATACAACGAAATAAATGCACGAAAACTTAAGCAAGAAGCCTATCCTTTTTATGAAATAATATCTGATATTAATTATAATATCAATGCGGATCACAAAATATCAACGCCCATGAATATTGTAAAAAATTACCAATTTCCTTTACACCGCGAAAAAGAAAAAAAAGAAATATTTTCCGTACTTAAACAAACAAAAGCGGCCAAACTTGAAAATAAAAACATCTTGATAACAGGCCCGCTGGGGATAGGAAAAACATTTTTCTTATCGGAATTACACTTTTTATTATTGCTTGAAAATATTGATGTTTATTATATACCGAGTTTAAATGATATGGATGATATTAAATTTATTCTATATCTTATGAAAAGTTTATTTTTAAAAAATTCTTTAATTCAAAAAAATAATGAAAAAGAATTAAACACCATTCTTAATACTTTAAAGCATGAAATGGAAATCAATGAAGACATAACACGAATAAATGCGCTCAAATATAAACTTATAAATTTAATAGCAAAACTGATAATCGAAAATACAGCATCCCAATCAATAGTTTTTATTATCGACGACATACACTTAATAAATGAATTTATAACGAAAACGATATTATACATAACAATAGAAAATTCCGATAAAAAAAACATAATACTAATCCAATCGGTAAATGAAAGTCTGATAAATAATAATCAGCATACAAAAAAATTGATTAAAACGCTGTCAAATCAATCTACCATTAAAAAAATAAACCTTCAAAATTTATCTCAAACAGAAACCGAAATATTAATAAGGAACACGGTAAATATAAGAAATGTTCCTGAAATATTATTAAAGAAAATACATTTAAACACCGCAGGCAATCCTCTTTTTATCAATGAGGCTTTAAAAGAGCTGACCGACTCAGACGAACTAAAAAAAGACAGCTTAACCGAATTGTGCATGCTTTCAACAAATTTATCTAATCCCTCTATCCCGATACCCATATCGGCAAACATACAACAAGCTGTAGGGAAACAAATAAAAGAGCTAAATAAAAACGAATTAAATTTTTTAAAAGACTTATGCATCTTCCATTCAAGTTTTAAAGCTGAAATTTTACCGGAAATTTTAAATACAACAGATGAAACCGTAAAAAAATATATACCTAAATTTTTAGATCAAAACATCATAAAAAAGACAACAAAACAATATACTGATGAATACTCGATTATAAATAAAATTTTACAAAAAACTTTGTATAATGAACTTGATTACTCCTATCGAATGGAAATACATAAAAAAATCATGCAAAGAATGAAAAAAATAAAAAGTTTTAATATTCATGAATTTGTATGGCATGCAGAAAAAGCAGAGTTATTCGAAGAAGCGGTAAATTACTGCATAAAACATAAGAACAAAATAAAAAAACAATGTACTCACATAGCCTATATAGATATATTTGAAAAAATATACACGCTTATTCCAAATGAAGATAACGATAGGAAGTTGGATATACTTCTCATTCTTGCCGATTCATACATCGAAAACGATAATCTGATAGGATGCTCTAAACAAATAGAAACAGCCGAAAAAATAATAAAGAAATGCAATTCAAACAAAACAGCAGCAGCCCAACTTCATATAATAAAGGCAATTCAAGAAATTCATCTTAAATCTAAACCTGAAAAAATTGCAAAATCTTTAGCCTTAGCCGAAGAATTTACCGCTGAAGCAAATGATATTTATACCCAATTATTTTTTGATAAAGCGCGGGTAGCATTTTTACAATACAAAAAAAATTATATCGAAGCCATCGATGAAGCAAAAAAAATTATAGTAAAATGCGGTAATTTAAAAGAATTCAAATCAATCAAGACAAAGGTTCTTTTGGATTTGGCAAATAATCTTTTTTATTCCGGGCAATATAAAGAGGCAGAAAAAACTTATCTGGAAACTCTTAAAAATGCAAAAAAAATAGGCAACACCAATATTGAAGATACGATATTTAATAATTTAGCAATCATTCAAGAGCAAGTATATAAAAACTTTAATGAGGCGATAGTATATTATACAAAAATTTTAAAAAACAGTAATGCATCCGGTAATACAATTTCAGAAATACTGGCATTAATGAATTTGAGTATCACCTATTCACATTTTTATGACTATGAAAACGCATATAATATTTGCAATCAAGCCATAAAAAAAATAATGCAAAATTTTTATACCGATAAAATGTTTTTTGCCCATTCCTTTATGTATGAAATACTTTTAGCTATGTGTATGTATGACAAGGCGGCAGAATTTGAAATACAAATAATAAAGATGCTAAAAAATAAAAACATCACAAAAGATCCGCTCCATATAAGCGCTTTTAAGCAAACAAAGAATACTTTTTACTATGCAATGGGAGACTTTAATTCTGCATGCGAGAATTTCGATAAAAATGTAGACGGACAAGCAGATGTCAAAGATATTTTAAACCTTTTTTCATCATTTTGTGTTAATTTAAACAAAATTGCACAAGGTAAAGTAAACTCACCCGAAAAACTGGAAGAAGACCTTACCAAGTTAATTTCTCATCCGATTGTAATAAATAATATATATCTATTATTTTATGAACTGATTTACTGCATAAGAAAAATTATAATATTCCGCTATGATATTGATTTTAAAAAAATGCTCAAGATACTACTTGGAGTAAAATGCAACAGCAATCATCCTTTAATAAAAGCCCACCTTTTATTTTTGGAAGCATATATAGAGCCTGAAAATGCAGAAAAAAAACTTATAGAAGCCGCATCTTTACTGGAAAACAAATATATGCTGGATTTAAGTATAGATATAAATATAAAATTAGGATTAATCTATCTTAGAAATGAAAATATTAACATGGCAATGCTTAATCTTATTGAAGCACAAAAGTTAGTAAATATTTTTATGAAAAAAATACCGCCAAAATTCAAAAAAACTTATTTTAATGCTCATCACTACGGATTACCGTCATTGATAATCGATGATTATATCAATAAAAAAATAAAACCGAATTATAAAGAATTTCTTGGAACACTATCCTATGAACAGATAAAAAAACTCTTATCAAAAAACACCGTTGAAAAACTAAAAAATAATCCTGCATTCATTTTAAATATTATAGCACAAACAAAAGCATCAAGTATATTTAAAAATAAATCGATTGATGACATAATAGAAAAATTTACGGATGATTTTTTACAAAATATAAAAGAACTTTTAAATTTTACGGCTTTAAATCTTCTTGCAAATTCGGCTGATGTTTTTATAACTACAAATGAAAATAAAATTGAATCTCTATTTAATTTCGGACAAAATAAAACCATAGAAAAAATTGCACGATTGATAGAATCATCTACATACAAAGCAGTAAACATCAAAACGGATGGAGAAGTTTCATCACATCTTGTCATTCCGATAAACTATCATACCGGCAAACAAACAGGAAATACTACTACCGGTTATTTGGTTTTTGTATCAAACAAAGAAATAAACAACTTTGGCAACTTCGGAATAGGTTTTTGTCTTAGTATCGAAAACATCTTTGCATTTTTAATAGAAAGCTATAAGGCCCAACAAGAAGCAGCGACAGATAAACTGACATCTGCATTAACCAGAAAATACACCGAATACACCCTCAAAGAACTTTTAAAAGTTTCCGATGCAAATAATAAATCTTTTGCCGTTTTAATGTACGATTTGGATAAATTTAAAAAGATAAACGATACCTTAGGCCACCAAACAGGAGATACGGTTTTAAAGGCTGCAGCAAAAACGGTATTAGGCATATTAAAAAAAGAGCAAGTTTTAGGACGTGTAGGAGGCGAAGAATTTATCGTTTTATTGCCCGATACCGAAAAAGAACAAGCATTTGCAACGGCAGAAAAAATCAGAAAACAGATAGAGGCATTGCATTTCGATACTTCTTCCCTTAGAGTAACTATCAGTATAGGAATAGCCGTCTTTCCGAAACACGGCAGCACAGAAAAAGATTTATTGGCAAAAGCAGACCAAGCATTATACGCCGCAAAAAAATGGGGCAGAAACCAAACCGTTATATGGAAAGAAGATCTGGAACCTGCTAAAAAAAAGGCTGACAGACTTGCCGGAATATTAACCGGAAATTCAATAAACGATACAAAAAATATTTTAAGCTTTATCGATACGGCATCACTAATACGCCGGCCCATGTCAAAAACAAAACGGCTTGAATTATGCCTCGAAAAGATAATAGAAAGCACGGGTGCAGATTCGGGAATTTTTGTTTGTCCGATTATGGAAAAGAAAGCCAAACACCTCTTTAACTACAAGCAAATTCCAAAAGCGGATTTTCCGATAAACAGAGATTTTATAATTGAAGTCATGTCCGAAAAAAAAGAACTATGTAAAATCGACTGGGAAAATATTTCAGGAAAAAGCGCAATAACGGGAGTCCCCAACTGGAACTCGGCCATCCTCGTACCCGTAATCCTGAGGGGAGAAATAAAAGCTATAATCTATCTTGTAGTAGGAATCAGAAAAAGAAAATTCGGAACGGAAGAATTGAACCTTACAAACCTATTTGCAGGCTTGATAGCTCCCTTCTTTTAA
- a CDS encoding diguanylate cyclase yields the protein MEIINSRYKIINKINNSISHVQEYLAADLWSGNTKINLKVVSSLDLSKEEIAFFKDNFIIISSIDNLFYLKNYGFSSLYLAYPSLPPVGPDEILYIFTTEYITKAIPVLDFVKKCSMEDILKITIAVCQSLVHASNRGFEYEIFTHDNVMIVEEKDGFKIRIKDIVSTKLENSTSVRFKEAEDYTGTNENIDAVIFFIVTLLTGHEIKTNISAAISKLKTVYKNKNLNKNDTDIFNALYETVKKQTRNNNKNKKIKIHTVIQDINKELNRNYPADIILPLNSITFRPKLVGRQKEINMVSQARTEIHLQKAKKTVFLIKGSQGTGKTRFLKEAEYRLALEGTNIYSNYNFKNSTSDHFWDDFLGKIFLSSCSIQDIAEREKIIKNVKQIRDHKLDVNTEKEYEHVKFKVFNEAKNLFFKTTGKLPVFFIIDDVELANDFILDTIIYLATEITELERLGVILSYDETVPPVSHKFKSFLKILNNYEKCQTFELNDFSKEETIEMLKNTLFLKYPPVDFGPLLYKYTSGCPSFIIEIIKEFVNTETLYRDASTGMWLIQDEMYNEELQKKIPKSIEETLTNQLHSLSSVEKKLFLETSIFQSIFKINYLYKLSNLPPKQIDNIVKKLISKGLITVIKTGDKQEYSITNRIMRDILYRLLDPKHRMLQHKKIAAVLKKEADIDMNELIWHLEESGNQKAVLDCCLDIVEQNIKAKNIDAVVEIYEKIPSVISGQNIINRFKILLKIFELYNQMGLKNKEAEIKLTLEENLPKIKDADLLSHYYNLMARHEFGSLNDDRILEYITKLTELYAKSSTDIINLRLQQAKCLYYHIKQQNGRFKESTHKILKITKNNPEYIAYRIEAYIFLGYLYHRKSDTKKALKCFQKAKELASLSNNIKTELIAMYNISVIYWSIHSDIQKTIAYTKDVITLAKKLSFLSMEVTAIINCARMLSEIQNNDEAYEYAKEAENKIITHNMTMLKIPYITVIMEITQNLNRYKEFYEYRKKYIKAVRETNIKAVYQYNFIFYALMSRMYQEFGQNNMAIACLKKSIKIKKYQPDNKIFMVYFILEALRIIQKQKSDINRLIKIFNSYINTKHSRASNNRKFTKNLFDTIITMIIKRPDIDFSPLIIQVLQFDVPGLHDFQQSGMHYLRTYLDKSGSEHILQENLLIIKPKKLLNVTLFLNTALGDYYYNKGIQSLAIIHYLEAQSKISTVIKNTPEKYRVKLFNNWALSKPFDIVSDFIKGKPATKEKKYNRNITHSELKEILKLKHINIIKKDKKFKNELIQTILRKEGYEHITSVEIINNFTDNYTQNIADVMKFLALNVIASSYDFLEIYTSDEPHFVLKHEDESGNLRKVFDLITRFGYENTSKIEKTLHKPCMVIPVTKHNFTGSDYKLLGFMIFISENVINNFSHEGRAFCKKHSNLLTILIESKNFKQASAFDTLTGAYTRKFFETSFKNMTKNLYNSNSKFSLILYDLDKFKNINDSYGHLIGDIVLKRVTQTILDSLEPGQVLGRYGGEEFTIILPDSDSQKALKAAEYFRKKIENLIFDEFETGITISLGIATFPEHGRTTSELITRADQALYYSKNTGRNRSTIWNPSIISKKSDKTSQTGVLIADESSFGEHISFMIELCDTIKANLKKQELTKVLISKIVKFFEAESGAVILKHINKKTGDVTFKVSAKIGFESYTINEHFVHTVAEECSGICQIDWDEITRRNSITNMPEWNSVMLAPIIKNENIMGIIYLAAPEKQTKFTLNKFNFLKFLTDVISANI from the coding sequence ATGGAGATTATAAACAGCCGATACAAAATTATTAATAAAATAAACAACTCGATATCTCATGTTCAAGAATATTTGGCCGCAGATTTATGGTCAGGAAATACAAAAATTAACTTGAAAGTTGTATCGTCTTTAGATCTTTCAAAAGAAGAAATCGCTTTTTTTAAAGATAACTTTATAATCATAAGCAGTATAGACAATCTCTTTTATCTTAAAAATTACGGATTTTCAAGCTTATACCTCGCTTACCCTTCTCTGCCCCCGGTTGGCCCGGATGAGATCTTGTACATTTTTACTACCGAATATATCACAAAGGCAATTCCGGTTTTAGACTTCGTAAAAAAATGTTCAATGGAAGATATTCTTAAAATAACAATTGCGGTTTGCCAAAGCCTTGTTCATGCCAGCAACAGAGGATTTGAATATGAAATATTTACCCATGATAATGTAATGATAGTCGAAGAAAAAGACGGGTTCAAAATAAGAATAAAAGATATCGTATCTACAAAACTTGAAAACAGCACATCGGTACGTTTTAAAGAAGCAGAAGATTATACCGGTACAAATGAAAATATAGATGCAGTAATTTTTTTTATAGTCACCCTTCTTACAGGCCATGAAATTAAAACGAATATATCTGCAGCAATTTCAAAACTAAAAACAGTTTACAAAAATAAAAATTTAAATAAAAACGATACCGATATTTTTAATGCATTATATGAAACTGTAAAAAAACAAACTCGGAATAACAATAAAAACAAAAAAATTAAAATACATACTGTCATTCAAGATATAAATAAAGAACTTAACCGAAACTATCCTGCAGATATTATTTTGCCTCTTAACAGCATAACCTTCCGCCCAAAATTGGTAGGCCGCCAGAAAGAAATTAATATGGTATCGCAGGCCAGAACCGAAATACATTTACAAAAGGCAAAAAAAACGGTCTTCCTCATTAAAGGAAGTCAAGGAACAGGCAAAACAAGATTTTTAAAAGAAGCCGAATACCGCTTAGCCTTAGAAGGAACAAATATATATTCCAACTATAATTTTAAGAATTCCACTTCGGATCATTTTTGGGACGATTTTTTAGGAAAAATATTTTTAAGTTCATGTTCCATTCAAGATATAGCTGAAAGAGAAAAAATAATAAAAAATGTAAAACAAATTCGCGACCATAAACTGGATGTCAATACCGAAAAAGAATACGAACACGTAAAGTTTAAAGTTTTTAATGAAGCAAAAAACTTATTCTTTAAAACAACCGGAAAACTTCCCGTATTTTTTATTATAGATGATGTAGAATTAGCTAACGATTTTATACTTGATACAATTATATATTTGGCAACAGAAATAACGGAGCTCGAAAGATTAGGAGTCATTTTGTCTTATGACGAAACTGTTCCCCCTGTTTCACATAAATTTAAATCATTTTTAAAAATATTGAATAATTATGAAAAATGCCAAACTTTTGAACTAAATGATTTTTCTAAAGAAGAAACAATAGAGATGCTAAAAAACACTCTGTTCTTAAAATATCCTCCCGTCGATTTCGGCCCGCTTCTTTATAAATATACGTCAGGATGTCCGTCTTTTATAATTGAGATCATAAAAGAATTTGTAAACACGGAAACTCTTTACAGGGATGCATCTACAGGAATGTGGCTCATTCAAGATGAAATGTACAATGAAGAACTACAAAAGAAAATTCCTAAATCGATTGAAGAAACTTTAACAAATCAATTGCATAGCCTTTCATCAGTAGAAAAAAAATTATTTTTAGAAACTTCCATATTTCAAAGTATATTCAAAATAAATTATCTATATAAACTTTCAAACCTGCCGCCAAAACAAATAGATAACATCGTAAAAAAACTTATAAGCAAAGGATTGATTACCGTTATAAAAACGGGAGATAAACAGGAATATTCCATTACAAATAGAATCATGCGTGACATTTTATATCGGTTGTTGGATCCTAAACATAGAATGCTTCAACATAAAAAGATAGCTGCGGTCTTAAAAAAAGAAGCAGACATTGATATGAATGAGCTTATTTGGCACTTGGAAGAATCCGGCAATCAAAAAGCGGTTCTGGACTGCTGTCTTGACATCGTAGAACAAAATATAAAAGCAAAAAATATAGATGCTGTTGTAGAAATATATGAAAAAATTCCTTCAGTTATATCCGGACAAAATATTATAAACCGTTTTAAAATACTCTTAAAAATATTTGAACTATATAACCAGATGGGTTTAAAAAACAAAGAAGCCGAAATAAAATTAACCCTTGAAGAAAATTTACCCAAAATAAAGGATGCGGATCTTTTATCTCATTATTATAATCTGATGGCAAGACATGAATTCGGATCTTTAAATGATGATAGGATTCTCGAATATATAACAAAACTAACCGAATTATACGCAAAATCGTCGACAGACATCATAAATCTCAGATTGCAACAAGCAAAGTGCTTATATTATCATATAAAACAACAAAACGGCAGATTTAAAGAATCCACACATAAAATACTCAAAATTACAAAAAACAATCCGGAGTATATAGCCTATCGAATTGAAGCCTATATATTTTTAGGATACCTTTACCACAGAAAATCGGACACAAAAAAAGCTTTAAAATGTTTTCAAAAAGCAAAAGAACTTGCATCTTTATCTAACAATATCAAAACGGAACTTATCGCGATGTATAATATTTCCGTTATATACTGGAGCATACATTCCGATATACAAAAGACTATCGCATATACAAAAGACGTTATAACTTTGGCAAAAAAACTCAGCTTTTTGTCGATGGAAGTTACAGCGATAATTAACTGTGCAAGAATGTTGAGTGAAATTCAAAATAACGATGAAGCATATGAATATGCAAAAGAAGCCGAAAACAAAATAATTACCCATAACATGACGATGCTAAAAATTCCATACATAACGGTAATTATGGAAATTACTCAAAACTTAAATAGATATAAAGAATTTTATGAATACAGAAAAAAATATATAAAAGCCGTTCGGGAAACAAATATAAAAGCAGTATACCAATATAACTTCATATTTTATGCTCTGATGTCAAGAATGTACCAAGAATTCGGTCAAAACAATATGGCAATTGCATGTCTTAAAAAAAGCATAAAAATAAAAAAATACCAGCCTGACAATAAAATTTTCATGGTATACTTTATACTGGAAGCATTAAGAATTATTCAAAAACAAAAATCCGATATAAATCGGTTAATAAAAATTTTTAATTCATATATAAATACAAAACATAGCCGAGCATCTAATAATAGAAAATTTACAAAAAACCTATTTGATACAATAATCACAATGATTATAAAACGCCCCGACATTGATTTCAGCCCGTTGATAATACAAGTTTTACAATTTGATGTTCCGGGATTACATGATTTTCAACAATCAGGAATGCATTATTTAAGAACTTATTTAGATAAAAGCGGCTCAGAACATATTTTACAAGAAAATCTTCTCATAATCAAACCCAAAAAGCTGTTAAATGTTACTTTATTTCTTAATACGGCATTAGGAGATTATTATTACAACAAAGGAATACAAAGCCTTGCAATAATCCACTATCTTGAAGCACAAAGTAAAATATCAACCGTAATAAAAAACACACCCGAAAAATACCGAGTTAAACTATTTAATAACTGGGCATTATCCAAACCATTTGATATAGTTTCAGATTTTATAAAAGGAAAACCTGCAACAAAAGAAAAAAAATATAATAGAAACATAACTCATTCGGAACTTAAAGAAATATTAAAACTAAAACATATAAACATAATAAAAAAAGATAAAAAATTTAAAAATGAATTGATACAGACCATTTTAAGAAAAGAAGGCTATGAGCATATTACATCAGTTGAAATTATAAATAATTTTACCGATAATTATACACAAAATATAGCAGATGTAATGAAATTTTTGGCTTTAAATGTAATAGCTTCCTCTTATGATTTTTTAGAAATATACACATCTGATGAACCGCATTTTGTCCTAAAACATGAAGATGAAAGCGGCAATTTACGCAAAGTATTTGATTTGATAACAAGATTCGGATATGAAAACACAAGCAAAATAGAAAAAACTCTGCATAAACCATGTATGGTAATCCCCGTTACCAAACACAATTTTACAGGCAGTGATTATAAACTGTTAGGTTTTATGATATTTATATCGGAAAACGTAATAAATAATTTTTCGCATGAAGGAAGAGCTTTTTGTAAAAAACATTCCAATCTTTTAACAATACTTATCGAAAGCAAAAACTTTAAACAAGCCTCTGCATTCGACACCCTAACCGGAGCTTATACAAGAAAATTCTTTGAAACTTCTTTTAAAAACATGACTAAAAATTTATATAACTCAAATTCAAAATTTTCGCTTATTTTGTATGACTTAGATAAATTTAAAAACATAAATGATTCTTATGGGCATCTCATAGGAGACATAGTCCTTAAAAGAGTAACTCAAACTATTTTGGATTCCTTGGAGCCGGGACAGGTACTAGGGCGATACGGCGGCGAAGAATTCACAATAATTTTACCCGATTCCGATTCTCAAAAAGCACTCAAAGCTGCGGAATATTTCAGAAAAAAAATTGAGAATTTAATTTTCGATGAGTTTGAAACAGGCATAACGATAAGCCTTGGAATTGCAACTTTCCCCGAACATGGAAGAACAACTTCAGAGCTGATTACACGAGCGGATCAAGCTCTATATTATTCCAAAAATACAGGCAGAAACAGAAGCACTATATGGAATCCTTCAATCATCAGTAAAAAATCGGATAAAACAAGTCAGACAGGAGTTCTTATTGCGGATGAGTCATCTTTCGGTGAACATATATCTTTTATGATAGAATTATGCGATACAATAAAAGCAAATCTCAAAAAGCAAGAATTAACAAAAGTTTTAATATCGAAGATTGTCAAATTCTTTGAAGCTGAAAGCGGAGCCGTTATCCTTAAACATATAAACAAAAAAACGGGAGATGTAACTTTTAAAGTCAGTGCAAAAATCGGTTTTGAATCTTATACGATTAACGAACACTTTGTTCATACAGTGGCAGAAGAGTGTTCAGGCATTTGTCAAATAGACTGGGATGAAATTACAAGAAGAAACAGCATCACCAATATGCCGGAATGGAATTCGGTAATGCTGGCTCCCATAATAAAAAATGAAAATATCATGGGAATAATTTATTTGGCAGCGCCCGAAAAACAAACCAAATTTACTTTAAACAAATTTAATTTTTTAAAATTTTTAACGGATGTAATATCCGCAAACATATAA